A single window of Rana temporaria chromosome 1, aRanTem1.1, whole genome shotgun sequence DNA harbors:
- the LOC120925088 gene encoding vomeronasal type-2 receptor 26-like, which yields MKCPHDEWPNEKNDRCVPRVVEFLSYTDDPIVGVFSAVSILCCLLTGLILGIFIHYRDTPIVKANNRDLSYLLLVSIMLSFFCVFLFLGHPVDVTCMLRVTSFGVIFSVAVSSLLAKSIMVCIAFKATKPGSPWRKWMGAKLSNFIICVFSLVQVIICVTWLSISPPFQDRDTHSYQGKIIIQCNEGSVIGFYSVLGYMGLLAAVSFIIAFLARTLPDSFNEAKYITFSMLVFCSVWIAMIPAYLSTRGKYMVAVEVFAIMASSSGLLGCIFFPKCYIILFRPDLNTKAAIH from the coding sequence ATGAAATGTCCTCATGATGAATGGCCAAATGAGAAGAATGATCGGTGTGTTCCAAGAGTGGTGGAATTTCTCTCCTATACTGATGATCCCATTGTTGGAGTATTTTCAGCTGTCTCCATCCTCTGTTGTCTTCTGACTGGTTtaatattggggatatttatacatTACCGGGACACCCCCATTGTTAAAGCCAATAACCGGGACCTGAGCTATCTTCTCCTCGTCTCCATCATGCTGAGCTTCTTCTGTGTCTTCTTGTTCCTCGGCCATCCAGTAGACGTGACCTGCATGCTGCGTGTCACCTCTTTTGGTGTCATCTTCTCAGTTGCCGTCTCTTCTCTACTTGCCAAAAGTATCATGGTGTGTATTGCTTTTAAAGCCACCAAACCTGGGAGTCCCTGGAGGAAATGGATGGGAGCCAAACTGTCCAATTTTATCATTTGTGTCTTCTCATTGGTTCAAGTCATAATCTGTGTTACTTGGTTGTCTATTTCTCCCCCCTTCCAGGATCGGGACACTCACTCTTATCAGGGGAAGAtcatcattcagtgtaatgaGGGTTCAGTTATCGGCTTCTACTCTGTCCTGGGATATATGGGGCTTCTGGCAGCTGTGAGTTTCATTATCGCTTTTTTAGCcaggacattaccggacagttttaatgaggccaagtacatcaccttcagtatgctggtgttctgcagtgtctggattgccatgatcccggcctatctgagcaccagagggaaatacatggtggctgtggaggTTTTTGCTATAATGGCCTCAAGTTCTGGACTTCTTGGCTGtatatttttcccaaaatgttaCATAATTCTCTTCAGACCTGACCTGAATACAAAAGCAGCTATCCACTAA